The Solidesulfovibrio fructosivorans JJ] genome has a segment encoding these proteins:
- a CDS encoding FecCD family ABC transporter permease, which produces MSRSTASPPNAAARSRYAVPVLAAVLVLTAVWSLTVGQYPISLGDQWRFFQSALSGQDIAAGQQRLVATVLCDIRFPRLLAAMLVGAVLAASGTAYQAMFVNPLVSPGLLGVLAGSAFGAAVGMLAGVSWTMVQVFAFVGGITAVGMALGLAGSGKGDKLLLLILGGVISSALFTALLAAAKYTADPNDELPAITYWLMGGLSRADGTTMRLAAPAFCLGLVILFRFAGRLDLLSLGDEEARSLGLSTGPVRLALIALSTILCALTVSIAGLIGWVGLIIPHAGRMLVGPGHGRLLPAAALLGAVYLLAVDDISRLAFGVEIPLGILTALIGIPFFPLVLKTARRGWS; this is translated from the coding sequence GTGAGCCGTTCCACCGCATCCCCGCCGAACGCCGCCGCCAGGTCCCGGTACGCCGTGCCGGTCCTGGCGGCCGTGCTCGTCCTGACCGCGGTCTGGTCCCTGACCGTGGGCCAGTACCCCATAAGTCTCGGCGACCAGTGGCGTTTTTTCCAAAGCGCCCTCTCCGGCCAGGATATCGCCGCCGGGCAGCAGCGGCTTGTGGCCACGGTGCTGTGCGATATCCGCTTTCCCCGGCTTTTGGCCGCGATGCTGGTCGGCGCGGTGCTCGCCGCCTCGGGCACGGCCTATCAGGCCATGTTCGTCAATCCCCTCGTCTCGCCAGGGCTGCTCGGCGTGCTGGCCGGATCGGCCTTTGGCGCGGCGGTCGGCATGCTGGCGGGGGTAAGCTGGACCATGGTCCAGGTCTTCGCCTTTGTCGGCGGCATCACGGCCGTGGGCATGGCCCTGGGGCTCGCCGGCAGCGGCAAGGGCGACAAGCTGCTGCTGCTCATCCTCGGCGGGGTGATCAGCTCGGCCCTGTTTACCGCCCTGCTCGCGGCGGCCAAGTACACGGCCGACCCCAACGACGAATTGCCGGCCATCACCTATTGGCTGATGGGCGGGCTGTCCCGGGCCGACGGCACCACCATGCGCCTGGCCGCGCCGGCCTTTTGCCTGGGGCTGGTGATCCTTTTTCGCTTCGCCGGCCGTCTGGACCTTTTGAGCCTCGGCGACGAGGAGGCGCGAAGCCTGGGGCTGTCCACCGGCCCGGTGCGGCTGGCCCTCATCGCGCTCTCCACGATACTCTGCGCCCTGACCGTCTCCATCGCCGGGCTTATCGGCTGGGTGGGACTCATCATTCCCCATGCCGGGCGCATGCTGGTGGGGCCGGGGCACGGCCGGCTTCTGCCCGCCGCCGCCCTGCTCGGGGCCGTGTACCTGCTGGCCGTGGACGACATCTCGCGCCTGGCCTTCGGCGTGGAGATACCGCTCGGCATCCTGACGGCCCTGATCGGCATTCCCTTTTTCCCGCTGGTGCTCAAAACCGCCCGGCGGGGCTGGAGCTAG
- a CDS encoding ABC transporter substrate-binding protein, with protein sequence MLRTALRRTLPLAAALLVCLLTLAATAPAMARTVTDMTKKTVTIPDAPKKVYALSPPDSLLVYAIDPCVLAGWNFKPFPPAKAFMPACAANLPVLGGFFGKGMVPNKEALLAAKPDLVVSGTMASSNREFDKFFIEIGIPVVHIDSESPDNYPADFRFLGEALGKKERGEALAAAADKTLAELRAGLAKIPQDKRLTVYYAEGGDGLYTDGADSFHTMVIKMAGGVNVHKKPQSNRFGMDKVSMETVMGYAPQAILVQDAKCRDMILSSPLWKDIPAVKAGRVFLIPDAPFNWFDRPPSFMRLLGAKWAAHALYPKVFPYDMVKETQAFLKLYLQKDISADEAKTLLAGKNPHRK encoded by the coding sequence ATGCTTCGTACCGCTTTGCGCCGCACGCTTCCCCTTGCGGCCGCCCTGCTCGTCTGTCTGCTGACCCTGGCCGCGACCGCTCCGGCCATGGCCAGGACGGTCACCGACATGACCAAAAAGACGGTGACCATCCCGGACGCCCCCAAAAAGGTCTACGCCCTGTCCCCGCCGGACAGCCTGCTCGTGTACGCCATCGACCCCTGCGTGCTGGCGGGATGGAACTTCAAGCCCTTCCCGCCGGCAAAGGCCTTCATGCCGGCCTGCGCGGCCAATCTGCCGGTTCTGGGCGGTTTCTTCGGCAAAGGCATGGTGCCCAACAAGGAAGCGCTGCTCGCGGCCAAGCCCGACCTCGTGGTCAGCGGCACCATGGCCAGTTCCAACCGCGAGTTCGACAAGTTCTTCATTGAGATAGGCATACCCGTCGTCCACATCGACAGCGAATCGCCGGACAACTATCCGGCCGACTTCCGGTTTCTGGGCGAAGCGCTCGGGAAAAAGGAACGCGGCGAAGCCCTGGCCGCGGCCGCGGACAAGACCCTGGCCGAACTGCGCGCCGGGCTGGCCAAGATTCCCCAGGACAAGCGCCTGACCGTCTACTACGCCGAGGGCGGTGACGGCCTCTACACCGACGGCGCGGACTCCTTTCACACCATGGTCATCAAGATGGCCGGCGGGGTGAACGTCCACAAAAAGCCCCAGTCCAACCGCTTCGGCATGGACAAGGTGAGCATGGAGACCGTCATGGGCTACGCGCCCCAGGCCATCCTGGTCCAGGACGCCAAGTGCCGCGACATGATCCTCTCCTCGCCCCTGTGGAAGGACATTCCGGCCGTCAAGGCGGGCAGGGTGTTCCTCATCCCGGACGCGCCGTTCAACTGGTTCGACCGTCCGCCCTCCTTCATGCGCCTGCTCGGAGCCAAATGGGCGGCCCACGCCCTGTACCCGAAGGTCTTCCCGTACGACATGGTCAAGGAAACCCAGGCGTTTTTGAAGCTGTACCTGCAAAAGGACATCAGCGCCGACGAAGCCAAGACGCTTTTGGCCGGCAAGAATCCGCACCGCAAGTGA
- a CDS encoding outer membrane homotrimeric porin, protein MKLLRSLAMAVSCVMVLCAVAQAATEVRMVGDALVYGVFYSNRNFTGWNAPAWTSSRPTWKGPSKTEESFQIWERFRVRTDFVANEAVKFRLALKVEDTWGHGTLTAANPTTSVVPYQAFLQFKLPGCAVSATAGLQRVEMPQSQLFYSSPVFGDNMAALVVKAPLIDKTLSAVAGFGRLIDTDRTFDTTTTQVADELDAYFLALPVTLEGFKATPWGAVAVAGRNTDYFTNKSSQYKTSFYADNLTSAGTYLSPTLWKNDQNAFWWAGGAFEVSALDPVRFYADVIYGAGSQNDRKKNRREGWFLDAGLEYTGWDLLTPKAFGWWSTGEDGSTMNGSERMPIIRSNWGPGNTFLFDDNQELVKDANMAMSPVGSWGLGASLDNMSFIEKMTHRLTFTFVGGTNSARAIRFLNTFMGSNPYFVMGRDLAVGEYVLGVNFDNKYMIYQNLAAVVETGWAHGEFKQSIWGHRMVSQARDGDTWKISFGLSYKF, encoded by the coding sequence ATGAAACTATTGCGCAGCCTGGCGATGGCTGTTTCTTGCGTCATGGTCCTGTGCGCCGTGGCCCAGGCGGCCACGGAAGTGAGGATGGTGGGCGACGCCCTTGTCTATGGCGTCTTTTATTCGAACCGCAATTTCACGGGCTGGAACGCGCCGGCCTGGACCTCGTCCAGGCCGACCTGGAAGGGTCCTTCCAAGACCGAGGAAAGCTTCCAGATCTGGGAGCGCTTCCGCGTGCGGACCGACTTCGTCGCCAACGAGGCCGTGAAGTTCCGGCTCGCGCTCAAGGTGGAGGACACCTGGGGCCACGGCACCCTGACCGCCGCCAATCCGACCACGTCCGTGGTGCCCTACCAGGCCTTCCTGCAGTTCAAGCTCCCGGGGTGCGCGGTTTCGGCCACGGCCGGCCTGCAGCGCGTCGAAATGCCCCAGAGCCAGCTTTTCTACTCCTCGCCGGTCTTCGGCGACAACATGGCCGCCCTGGTGGTGAAGGCGCCGCTTATCGACAAGACCCTTTCGGCCGTGGCCGGCTTCGGGCGTCTGATCGACACGGACCGCACCTTTGACACGACCACCACCCAGGTGGCCGACGAGCTCGACGCCTACTTCCTGGCCCTGCCCGTCACCCTGGAAGGCTTCAAGGCCACGCCCTGGGGCGCGGTGGCCGTGGCCGGACGCAATACCGACTACTTCACCAACAAGAGCTCCCAGTACAAGACGTCCTTTTACGCCGACAACCTGACCTCGGCCGGGACGTACCTGAGCCCCACGCTGTGGAAGAACGACCAGAACGCGTTCTGGTGGGCCGGCGGCGCCTTCGAGGTGTCCGCCCTCGATCCCGTTCGCTTCTATGCCGACGTGATCTATGGGGCCGGCTCCCAGAACGACCGCAAGAAGAACCGCCGCGAAGGCTGGTTCCTCGACGCCGGTCTGGAATACACGGGCTGGGACCTGCTCACGCCCAAGGCCTTCGGCTGGTGGTCCACCGGCGAGGACGGCTCGACCATGAACGGTTCCGAGCGCATGCCCATCATCCGCTCCAACTGGGGCCCGGGCAACACCTTCCTGTTTGACGACAACCAGGAACTGGTCAAGGACGCCAACATGGCCATGAGCCCGGTCGGCTCCTGGGGCCTCGGCGCCAGCCTCGACAACATGAGCTTCATCGAAAAGATGACCCACCGCCTGACCTTCACCTTCGTCGGCGGCACCAACTCGGCCCGGGCCATCCGCTTCCTCAACACCTTCATGGGCAGCAACCCCTACTTCGTGATGGGGCGCGACCTGGCCGTCGGCGAGTATGTGCTCGGCGTCAACTTCGACAACAAGTACATGATCTACCAGAACCTGGCCGCCGTTGTGGAAACGGGCTGGGCCCACGGTGAATTCAAGCAGAGCATCTGGGGCCACCGGATGGTCAGCCAGGCCCGGGACGGGGATACCTGGAAGATCTCTTTCGGCTTGTCCTACAAGTTCTAA
- a CDS encoding RNA recognition motif domain-containing protein, with product MSKKLYVGNLSFSSTEDDVRDHFAPYGEVISVNLITDRETGRLRGFGFVEMDDEGASAAISALDGKELAGRTLKVNEAQEKPRSGGGGGGRRGGGYGGGGGRW from the coding sequence ATGTCGAAGAAACTTTACGTGGGTAACCTGTCCTTCTCCTCCACGGAAGACGATGTCCGCGATCATTTCGCCCCTTACGGCGAAGTGATCAGCGTCAACCTCATCACCGACCGCGAAACCGGTCGCCTGCGCGGCTTCGGCTTCGTGGAGATGGATGACGAAGGCGCCTCTGCCGCCATTTCCGCCCTGGACGGCAAGGAGCTGGCCGGCCGGACCCTGAAGGTCAACGAAGCCCAGGAAAAGCCCCGTTCGGGCGGCGGCGGCGGCGGCCGTCGCGGCGGCGGTTACGGCGGCGGCGGCGGTCGCTGGTAG
- a CDS encoding DNA alkylation repair protein: MKQKGTPQETTPDTPEAKAAALLDALRARQSETNRAGMVRYGINVARAYGVPVSRLRVLARETGRDADTARRLWASAIHEARILACLIHDPAAVSPEELEAMVAAIDSWDLCDQFVNTLARRTPVPRRTARRWILAGPAFVKRAGLSLLACLAVHDKTADEETLEADLRAVAAVCADERRIVAKAASWVFRQIGKRNERLRRAALAQAAGVLDTAKGKAAFAARDAIAELTRPDMAERVAGRAG; the protein is encoded by the coding sequence TTGAAGCAAAAAGGGACGCCACAGGAAACCACGCCGGACACGCCCGAGGCCAAAGCCGCCGCGCTTCTGGACGCCTTGCGTGCCCGGCAAAGCGAAACCAACCGGGCCGGCATGGTCCGCTACGGCATCAACGTTGCCCGCGCCTACGGCGTCCCGGTGTCGCGGCTGCGCGTCCTGGCCCGGGAAACCGGGCGCGACGCGGACACGGCCAGACGGTTGTGGGCGAGCGCCATCCACGAGGCGCGCATCCTGGCCTGCCTGATCCACGATCCCGCCGCGGTTTCGCCGGAGGAGCTCGAGGCCATGGTCGCGGCCATCGACTCCTGGGACCTGTGCGACCAGTTCGTCAACACGCTGGCCCGGCGCACGCCCGTCCCACGACGGACGGCCCGGCGCTGGATTTTGGCCGGGCCCGCCTTCGTCAAGCGGGCCGGGCTATCGCTTCTGGCCTGTCTGGCCGTGCACGACAAGACGGCGGACGAAGAGACGTTGGAGGCGGATCTTCGGGCCGTGGCCGCCGTCTGCGCCGATGAGCGGCGCATCGTGGCCAAGGCGGCAAGCTGGGTCTTTCGTCAAATCGGCAAGCGTAACGAGCGGTTGCGGCGGGCGGCCCTTGCCCAGGCGGCCGGCGTCCTCGACACGGCCAAGGGGAAGGCCGCCTTTGCGGCCAGGGACGCCATTGCCGAACTGACGCGGCCGGATATGGCCGAACGTGTCGCGGGCCGCGCCGGATAG
- a CDS encoding AbrB/MazE/SpoVT family DNA-binding domain-containing protein — protein sequence MQALKIRKVGNSLGLVLPKEAVARLKVVEGDTVYLTDAEDGYRITPMDASFAEQMAAAEDIMREDRDVLRELAKR from the coding sequence ATGCAGGCGCTCAAGATCAGGAAAGTGGGGAATTCCCTCGGGCTGGTGCTGCCGAAGGAAGCCGTGGCGCGGCTCAAGGTCGTGGAGGGCGATACGGTGTATCTGACCGACGCTGAAGACGGATACCGGATCACGCCCATGGACGCGTCCTTTGCCGAGCAGATGGCGGCGGCGGAAGACATTATGCGCGAGGACCGCGACGTGTTGCGCGAGTTAGCCAAGCGATGA
- a CDS encoding type II toxin-antitoxin system death-on-curing family toxin, protein MMWRWIDAAVVLAIHDQQIAEHGGGAGVRDLGLLESALARPEQLVVHENPDLFDLAATYAHGIVRNHPFVDGNKRTAYVVCMLFLRLHGGRIEIPGPDRVIAFEQLGKGAVDREGLAGWLRARKK, encoded by the coding sequence ATGATGTGGCGTTGGATTGACGCCGCCGTGGTGCTGGCCATCCACGACCAGCAGATTGCCGAACACGGGGGAGGCGCTGGTGTCCGGGATCTGGGGTTGCTCGAAAGCGCCTTGGCCAGGCCGGAGCAACTGGTCGTCCACGAAAACCCCGATCTGTTCGACCTGGCTGCTACCTACGCCCATGGGATCGTCCGCAACCATCCTTTCGTGGATGGCAACAAGCGGACGGCCTACGTCGTGTGCATGCTCTTTTTGCGGCTCCACGGGGGCCGTATCGAAATCCCCGGCCCGGATCGGGTCATTGCCTTTGAACAACTCGGCAAGGGGGCGGTTGATCGAGAGGGCTTGGCCGGCTGGCTGCGGGCCCGCAAAAAATGA
- the rpmH gene encoding 50S ribosomal protein L34, translated as MSKKTYQPSKIRRKRTHGFLVRSRSKTGQAILRRRRAKGRKRLAV; from the coding sequence ATGAGCAAGAAAACATACCAGCCGAGCAAAATCCGCAGAAAACGCACCCACGGCTTCCTGGTCCGCTCCAGGAGCAAAACCGGGCAGGCCATCCTGCGCCGTCGCCGGGCCAAGGGCCGCAAACGTCTGGCCGTCTAG
- the yidD gene encoding membrane protein insertion efficiency factor YidD → MRSALIWVITFYRLALSPLKPPCCRFVPTCSEYAIEALERFGVVRGGLLALWRILRCHPFARGGFDPVPQALWPRPRAPREASPMRRTHTHRRDLKDNGKQTRNPGRGSLPCRPGGLELPVSNQTPGP, encoded by the coding sequence ATGCGAAGCGCCCTCATCTGGGTCATAACCTTCTATCGGCTTGCCCTCTCGCCCCTTAAGCCGCCATGCTGTCGCTTCGTGCCCACCTGCTCCGAATACGCCATCGAGGCTCTGGAGCGGTTCGGCGTCGTACGGGGCGGCCTGCTCGCCCTGTGGCGGATTTTACGTTGCCATCCCTTTGCCCGGGGCGGTTTCGACCCTGTCCCACAAGCACTCTGGCCGCGCCCGAGAGCGCCTCGAGAAGCGTCCCCCATGCGACGCACCCACACTCATCGACGGGATTTGAAGGACAATGGAAAACAAACGCGTAATCCTGGCCGTGGTTCTCTCCCTTGTCGTCCTGGTGGGTTGGAACTTCCTGTTTCCAACCAAACCCCCGGTCCCTAA